Proteins co-encoded in one bacterium genomic window:
- a CDS encoding O-antigen ligase family protein, which yields MIEPTAPPLNAPSRKSKYSRGLPPWILTGDALAELVIYAILVGGMASHGYAELGIYRVLAWLGCGLLGVWAAIGIWLNRWRGSHLRTSRWILSAFGVMIVWTGFQTIPLPAGLVMGLNPAWKEIQQSFQSTGLEFPTMIPLALNPDRAIWSWDQLVAAGLFFAGVALLTTRRRCSNRLIIAVALVSLTEGIWGFLRFAAGGQPHAIGALFNPSHHAALVLAGIPLFMVWTIDLSRRSEVFSGGLFSGSNPLLIAVGAGLIAMMGWATSYSRGGLVLGGAVLLIWVIIEVWGARNEGPRDDAESVPFSLTAVGVGGTILLLLAVAGLVYSASLLEGISSLQWETGERQGLGRFELWRATLEGLGDSPWTGLGLGGTENALTRYSVMPMRTDPIWSHGDYVQILAELGIPIALVVGLLFSKALLSFWRDTRQRWEAFEWPDRIMTRAAMAGLIALLIHAGVDFHLRIPLVGFVALILLALSINDGPLFIVSNSSSGRR from the coding sequence GTGATTGAACCGACTGCTCCTCCCTTGAACGCTCCATCGCGGAAGTCCAAGTACTCGCGGGGACTGCCCCCCTGGATTCTGACGGGCGATGCCTTGGCGGAACTGGTCATCTATGCGATCCTTGTAGGCGGCATGGCATCGCACGGGTATGCCGAGTTGGGAATTTATCGAGTCCTTGCATGGCTCGGGTGCGGTTTGCTTGGGGTCTGGGCCGCTATCGGTATTTGGCTGAATCGCTGGCGGGGGAGTCACCTGCGAACCTCGCGGTGGATTCTGTCCGCTTTTGGCGTCATGATTGTCTGGACGGGCTTTCAGACGATCCCGCTTCCCGCAGGGCTGGTGATGGGACTCAATCCGGCCTGGAAAGAGATTCAGCAATCTTTCCAGAGCACCGGTCTGGAATTTCCGACCATGATTCCACTCGCGCTGAATCCGGACCGGGCGATCTGGTCCTGGGATCAGTTGGTGGCGGCGGGATTGTTCTTCGCGGGAGTCGCTCTTCTGACGACCAGGCGCCGTTGCTCGAATCGACTGATTATCGCCGTCGCGTTGGTTTCACTGACCGAAGGCATCTGGGGGTTCCTCAGGTTTGCAGCCGGCGGGCAGCCGCATGCAATCGGAGCTCTGTTCAACCCATCTCATCATGCCGCCCTCGTCCTGGCCGGAATACCGCTGTTCATGGTCTGGACGATCGATCTCTCGCGCCGTTCCGAGGTCTTCAGCGGCGGTCTCTTCAGCGGATCGAATCCTCTCCTGATCGCTGTCGGCGCGGGATTGATCGCCATGATGGGCTGGGCAACATCATATTCTCGGGGTGGACTGGTGCTGGGTGGTGCGGTGCTGCTGATCTGGGTGATTATCGAGGTCTGGGGAGCTCGCAACGAAGGGCCAAGGGACGACGCTGAATCCGTCCCGTTTTCATTGACCGCCGTCGGGGTGGGGGGCACCATCCTGCTTCTCCTTGCGGTGGCCGGTTTGGTGTATTCCGCCTCTCTTCTGGAGGGGATTTCATCCCTGCAGTGGGAGACCGGCGAGCGGCAAGGACTGGGGCGATTCGAGCTCTGGCGCGCAACGCTGGAGGGTCTGGGCGATAGTCCGTGGACGGGCCTTGGGCTCGGCGGCACGGAAAACGCTCTGACACGCTATAGCGTCATGCCGATGCGAACCGATCCGATCTGGTCGCACGGCGACTATGTGCAGATCTTGGCGGAGCTTGGAATCCCGATTGCCCTTGTGGTAGGACTGCTGTTCAGTAAGGCCTTGCTTTCCTTCTGGCGGGATACCCGACAGAGGTGGGAGGCTTTTGAATGGCCTGACCGCATCATGACCCGAGCCGCCATGGCCGGGCTGATCGCACTACTGATACACGCGGGAGTGGATTTCCACCTCCGAATCCCACTTGTGGGTTTTGTAGCATTGATTTTGTTGGCTTTATCAATAAACGATGGGCCTCTGTTCATCGTCAGCAATTCCTCCTCCGGGCGGCGCTAG
- a CDS encoding polysaccharide biosynthesis tyrosine autokinase: MSNIDHRNADETPSRNEGRGTGLRSEFDEGGGFDVREYAGILWRRKWIILFSVLIFMFIGVFQLKKSTPMYSASSMIKYEPTSTQIVEFGEIGRSVSYVDEIKTQVEMIRSPRVTKMVIDALGLMDNVKHTPRELSPVEKVIAWTQEQMRNIRKMVIPHRPVPVDPKELELQGAIANLQSRVGVRQHLETKLIRISVTHPDPIRAARIANEYSVQYIRSLNEDKSESYRYAITFLQNQIDDTKDRLENAEKALYEYKGDSDLRVMEQNLSIAVETMRTLSASIEDTKNEISMYEAEAKAAEESEVRSYLLTEDPTYVALSEKRNELEIERIAMAAENEPDYPPLRRLERQITALADQITSATGRVRTEAAGRAKLARMRLDALQDRLGEAEELVQRLRGEMVQYNVLQREVDSTKELYDSLLSRFKEINVSADIEGSNVTIFSEAGVPRFPSSPDFTTTMVLFTFFGGFLGVALALGLHKLDRSIHTPQQVETELGLASLGMVPYLGGTFKIPLVRRRQRRRIQLIDDSGSMSGQAEAFRFLRTSLQYSTAGHSPQVIVVTSCFPREGKSTVASNLGIVFASRGEKTLLIDGDLKLPITHRCFQINKRPGLSDILTGQCEWREALHTDVNGGLDVIPAGHDSPSPVELLESDAMMKLITDLRKEYKTIIIDSAPLHGMADSFVLGKKVDGVCLVANIGRTRRDILESVTDSLTSMNVRILGVVYNNQVKRSQKSTAYYYGYEYGKRYNVRHRRGYREEEETESNDNN; this comes from the coding sequence GTGAGTAATATCGATCATAGGAACGCAGATGAAACGCCCTCTCGGAACGAGGGGAGAGGCACGGGACTGCGTTCCGAGTTTGACGAAGGCGGAGGATTCGACGTCCGCGAATACGCCGGGATCTTGTGGCGGAGAAAATGGATCATTCTCTTCTCCGTCCTGATCTTCATGTTCATCGGCGTTTTCCAACTTAAGAAGTCGACGCCCATGTACTCCGCCTCGAGTATGATCAAGTACGAGCCGACCTCGACGCAGATCGTCGAATTCGGCGAGATCGGCCGCTCCGTCAGCTACGTCGACGAGATCAAGACGCAGGTCGAGATGATCCGCAGCCCGCGTGTCACCAAGATGGTGATCGACGCGCTGGGATTGATGGATAATGTGAAGCACACGCCGCGCGAACTATCGCCGGTTGAGAAGGTGATCGCCTGGACACAGGAACAGATGCGCAATATCCGGAAGATGGTCATTCCGCATCGCCCGGTTCCTGTCGACCCGAAGGAGTTGGAACTCCAGGGTGCGATTGCGAATCTGCAGAGCCGTGTCGGCGTTCGCCAGCACCTCGAGACGAAGCTGATTCGCATCTCCGTGACGCACCCCGATCCGATCCGCGCCGCACGCATTGCCAATGAATACAGCGTCCAGTACATACGGAGCCTGAACGAGGATAAGAGCGAGTCCTATCGCTACGCGATCACGTTCCTCCAGAATCAGATCGATGATACGAAGGATCGCCTCGAAAATGCCGAGAAGGCCCTCTACGAATATAAGGGCGATTCGGACTTGCGCGTGATGGAGCAGAATCTCTCGATCGCAGTCGAGACGATGAGAACTCTGAGCGCGAGCATCGAGGATACGAAGAACGAGATCTCGATGTACGAGGCAGAGGCCAAAGCAGCCGAGGAATCCGAAGTTCGCAGTTATCTACTGACAGAAGATCCCACCTACGTGGCGTTGTCGGAGAAGCGCAACGAACTCGAAATCGAACGGATTGCGATGGCCGCGGAGAACGAGCCGGATTATCCGCCGCTTCGTCGACTTGAGCGTCAGATCACCGCTCTTGCCGACCAGATCACCAGTGCCACGGGTCGCGTGCGTACCGAGGCGGCGGGTCGTGCAAAACTGGCCAGGATGCGTCTCGATGCTCTCCAGGATCGTCTTGGCGAAGCAGAAGAACTCGTCCAGCGTCTGCGTGGAGAGATGGTGCAGTACAACGTGCTGCAACGCGAAGTCGACTCGACGAAGGAACTGTACGATTCACTTCTGTCGCGTTTCAAGGAGATCAACGTCTCGGCCGATATCGAAGGGTCGAACGTAACGATTTTCAGCGAAGCCGGCGTTCCGCGCTTCCCGTCGTCGCCCGACTTCACCACGACCATGGTGTTGTTCACGTTCTTCGGTGGCTTTCTTGGTGTGGCGCTCGCGCTTGGTCTACACAAGCTCGATCGCAGCATTCACACGCCGCAGCAGGTTGAGACTGAACTTGGTCTGGCAAGCCTCGGCATGGTGCCTTACCTGGGTGGGACATTCAAGATTCCGCTCGTGAGGCGTCGCCAGCGCCGCCGGATTCAGTTGATCGACGACTCCGGCTCCATGTCCGGCCAGGCGGAAGCTTTCCGCTTCCTTCGCACGTCGCTTCAGTATTCAACGGCTGGGCATTCGCCACAGGTTATCGTCGTGACGAGTTGTTTCCCACGTGAGGGCAAGTCGACCGTCGCCTCGAACCTCGGCATCGTGTTCGCCAGCCGCGGAGAGAAGACTCTTCTGATCGATGGCGACTTGAAGCTGCCGATTACACATCGCTGCTTCCAGATCAACAAGCGCCCGGGTCTCTCTGATATTCTGACAGGCCAGTGCGAATGGCGCGAAGCGCTGCACACCGACGTCAACGGCGGCCTGGATGTCATTCCGGCCGGGCATGATTCCCCCTCCCCGGTGGAACTGCTCGAAAGCGATGCGATGATGAAGTTGATCACGGATCTTCGGAAGGAATACAAGACGATCATCATCGACTCCGCGCCACTGCACGGAATGGCCGACTCCTTCGTCCTCGGCAAGAAGGTCGACGGCGTCTGTCTGGTTGCCAACATCGGCCGCACGCGTCGCGATATACTAGAAAGCGTAACGGACTCGCTTACCAGCATGAACGTTCGCATCCTTGGCGTTGTGTACAACAACCAGGTGAAGCGCAGCCAGAAGTCGACTGCCTACTACTATGGTTACGAGTACGGAAAGCGCTACAACGTGCGCCACCGCCGCGGCTATCGCGAAGAAGAAGAGACGGAGTCGAACGACAACAACTGA
- a CDS encoding polysaccharide export protein, whose amino-acid sequence MTLGTWKRIFPLFALLLVASASILTTGCARTASDPVIGPAIDLSEQSTPESLERLIASAEMQISRGEPYYIGPGDVIAIQLIGREDILTDRDDEPGVEFKVTGYPMLALPLIGAIKVHGKSAEELQQDLRVAYREYISDPQPVVVIKEFNRNKVSVLGSVVKPGRYQIEFGDTLIDAIFKAGGLSMGGRTGGMAPGRYLKLYRQKLSLRQEASMSVDDLVQLISEDGKVLPRDEYVIPIEQFVFHGVLDYNVPLLPNDIIYVPPAGTCMVQGKVWDPGVTFLGPSVMTVTQVIVERGGMRFGGDSDIEVVRSGRDGQPVSYFMNARAMLSRDTEDFALQDGDQVFIYGHPVRMFLEWFAKFFQGSVKAGASATYNPVG is encoded by the coding sequence ATGACACTTGGCACCTGGAAACGCATTTTTCCCCTGTTCGCGCTGCTTCTCGTCGCGAGCGCTTCGATCCTGACGACCGGCTGCGCACGTACTGCCAGCGATCCGGTGATCGGTCCAGCCATCGATCTGAGCGAGCAATCGACTCCAGAATCGCTCGAACGACTCATCGCCAGTGCGGAGATGCAGATCAGTCGCGGTGAACCCTATTACATCGGACCTGGCGATGTGATCGCGATTCAGTTGATCGGACGCGAAGACATCCTGACGGATCGCGACGATGAGCCGGGAGTGGAATTCAAGGTCACCGGCTATCCGATGCTGGCGCTGCCGTTGATTGGCGCGATCAAGGTGCATGGCAAGAGCGCCGAAGAACTCCAGCAGGATCTTCGTGTGGCCTATCGCGAGTACATCAGCGATCCGCAACCCGTCGTCGTGATCAAGGAATTCAATCGCAATAAAGTTTCTGTTCTGGGATCAGTCGTGAAGCCCGGGCGGTATCAGATCGAGTTCGGCGATACGCTGATCGATGCCATCTTCAAGGCCGGCGGATTGAGCATGGGCGGCAGGACAGGCGGCATGGCGCCCGGTCGCTACTTGAAGCTCTATCGCCAGAAGCTATCGCTTCGCCAGGAGGCCAGCATGTCTGTCGACGACTTGGTCCAACTGATCAGTGAGGACGGCAAGGTCCTGCCTCGCGACGAATACGTTATTCCTATCGAACAGTTCGTCTTCCACGGCGTTCTTGACTACAATGTGCCGCTGCTGCCGAATGACATCATCTATGTCCCGCCCGCAGGTACTTGCATGGTTCAGGGCAAGGTCTGGGACCCCGGTGTGACTTTCCTGGGCCCCAGCGTGATGACCGTGACCCAAGTGATCGTGGAACGCGGCGGCATGCGTTTCGGCGGCGACTCCGATATCGAAGTCGTGCGCAGCGGTCGCGACGGCCAGCCTGTTTCTTACTTCATGAATGCGCGCGCAATGTTGTCCCGCGATACGGAAGACTTCGCCTTGCAGGATGGTGACCAGGTTTTCATCTACGGACATCCAGTCCGCATGTTCCTGGAGTGGTTCGCGAAGTTCTTCCAGGGCTCGGTGAAGGCCGGTGCTTCGGCGACCTATAACCCGGTCGGCTGA